One genomic region from Kineobactrum salinum encodes:
- a CDS encoding aspartate/glutamate racemase family protein yields MKTIGLIGGMSWESTQTYYRLINQKVRDEVGGFHSAKLVLYSVDFAEIETLQHQGEWEATAEILASAGRMVEAAGAECVVLCTNTMHKVAPQIEQAVSIPFLHIADATARALQADGVSCVGLLGTKFTMEQPFYCERLEDQGIQVIVPDEPQRELIHSVIYNELCKGTVKSDSKAAYLEVVASLAHRGACGVILGCTEIGLLIQGADTAVNLYDTTEIHAEQAVQFALGGV; encoded by the coding sequence ATGAAAACCATTGGCCTGATCGGCGGGATGAGCTGGGAATCGACGCAGACCTATTACCGGCTGATCAACCAGAAAGTCAGAGATGAAGTCGGTGGGTTTCACTCTGCAAAACTTGTGCTGTACAGCGTGGACTTTGCGGAAATTGAGACGCTGCAGCACCAGGGTGAATGGGAGGCAACGGCGGAAATTCTTGCCTCGGCTGGCCGGATGGTCGAGGCCGCAGGTGCGGAGTGTGTGGTTTTGTGTACGAACACCATGCACAAGGTCGCACCTCAAATTGAGCAGGCAGTGAGCATCCCGTTTCTTCATATCGCAGACGCAACTGCCAGGGCACTCCAGGCGGACGGAGTTAGCTGTGTGGGGCTGCTTGGCACGAAGTTTACGATGGAGCAGCCGTTCTATTGCGAGCGCCTCGAGGATCAAGGGATCCAGGTTATTGTGCCAGACGAGCCCCAGCGAGAGTTGATCCACTCAGTGATTTACAACGAATTGTGCAAAGGTACAGTCAAGTCGGATTCAAAAGCGGCTTATCTGGAGGTGGTGGCATCATTGGCTCACCGTGGCGCTTGCGGAGTAATTTTGGGGTGCACTGAGATCGGCCTTTTGATCCAGGGGGCGGACACAGCTGTGAACCTCTATGACACTACAGAAATACATGCAGAGCAGGCGGTTCAGTTCGCCTTGGGCGGGGTTTAA
- a CDS encoding DUF819 family protein has protein sequence MTTLIPAGSALIGPDQYFAQVAVLGCLIALGLLVGRTRAGQYLTGVSVVMLGGVAVSNTGLVPFQAPLWDGIMVYLVPLAIPLLLFKADLRRVLTEAGPVTLLFLLGALFSVLGALLAAALLDAGPEEGKVLGTFAATYIGGSMNLVAVSNALGFTDLGTVSGALAADNIIGTTYLVSISILSGLKVFAVSGASTDMDVASPIVHAPLAPGGDVADTTMISHLAIALGASALICALAVAIAGRLGVPGYSVLLITLLAVGAANLLPRQLKSLRGEFELGTLFMYVFFAVIGISTDIGILLQHSLVLAGFAAVTIVVHLALLLPVARLLGYSLADTLIASNACIAGPATAAAMAASRGWTHLVVPAVMVGVLGYVIANFIGVSLARLYQAGLLDVFLK, from the coding sequence ATGACCACGTTGATCCCAGCCGGCTCTGCTCTGATCGGACCGGACCAGTACTTTGCCCAGGTAGCAGTCCTCGGCTGCCTGATCGCCCTGGGTCTGCTGGTAGGCCGAACCCGTGCCGGCCAGTATCTCACCGGCGTGTCGGTGGTCATGCTGGGCGGGGTTGCGGTATCCAATACAGGCCTGGTCCCGTTTCAGGCGCCGCTGTGGGACGGCATCATGGTCTATCTGGTGCCGCTGGCCATTCCTCTGTTGCTGTTCAAGGCGGACCTGCGCCGGGTGCTGACAGAGGCTGGGCCAGTGACCTTGCTGTTTCTTCTGGGCGCGCTGTTCTCGGTGCTCGGAGCGCTGCTGGCCGCTGCGTTGCTGGATGCCGGCCCCGAGGAAGGCAAGGTGCTGGGCACCTTCGCCGCCACCTATATCGGCGGCAGCATGAACCTGGTGGCGGTATCCAATGCTCTGGGCTTCACCGACCTGGGTACGGTGTCCGGCGCCCTGGCCGCTGACAACATCATCGGCACCACCTACCTGGTATCCATTTCCATCCTGTCGGGGCTGAAAGTCTTTGCCGTGAGTGGTGCCAGTACCGACATGGATGTGGCATCCCCGATCGTGCACGCGCCGTTGGCACCGGGCGGGGACGTTGCCGACACAACCATGATCAGTCATCTTGCGATTGCGCTCGGAGCCAGTGCATTGATCTGCGCGCTGGCGGTGGCCATTGCCGGCAGGCTGGGCGTACCCGGTTACTCGGTGTTGCTGATCACCCTGCTGGCGGTGGGAGCCGCCAACCTGTTGCCGCGCCAGCTCAAGTCTCTGCGGGGCGAATTCGAGCTCGGCACCCTGTTCATGTACGTGTTCTTCGCGGTCATAGGCATCTCGACGGATATTGGCATCCTGCTGCAGCACTCGCTGGTGCTGGCAGGCTTTGCCGCAGTCACTATTGTGGTGCATCTGGCGCTGTTGTTGCCAGTTGCGCGGTTGCTCGGATATAGCCTGGCGGATACCCTGATCGCCTCCAATGCCTGTATCGCCGGTCCTGCCACCGCAGCCGCCATGGCGGCCAGCCGCGGCTGGACCCACCTCGTCGTGCCCGCGGTGATGGTCGGCGTGCTGGGTTATGTGATAGCCAACTTCATCGGCGTCTCGCTGGCGCGCTTGTATCAGGCAGGCCTGCTGGACGTGTTTCTCAAATAG
- a CDS encoding aromatic-ring-hydroxylating dioxygenase subunit beta, whose protein sequence is MNNTDIKAIEQFLYREASLLDQPDLDSWMQLYTEDGTYWMPAAENQPDPLNHISHIYDDRVMMEIRRRNFVHPRAASKDPAVRCSHLLGNIQLQGETDVGDLRVTSNFHVVLWYRDEQRVFAGTCEHHLAPQGESFQIRHKRVNLINPDAPQKSLIVYL, encoded by the coding sequence ATGAACAACACCGATATCAAGGCCATTGAACAGTTCCTCTACCGCGAGGCCTCCCTGCTGGACCAGCCCGATCTGGACAGCTGGATGCAGCTCTACACCGAGGACGGCACCTACTGGATGCCGGCAGCCGAGAACCAGCCCGACCCGCTGAACCATATCTCCCATATCTACGACGACCGGGTCATGATGGAGATCCGCCGCCGCAACTTCGTCCACCCCCGCGCCGCCTCCAAAGACCCGGCCGTGCGCTGCTCCCACCTGCTCGGCAATATCCAGCTACAGGGCGAAACCGACGTCGGCGACCTGCGGGTCACCTCCAACTTTCATGTGGTGCTGTGGTACCGCGATGAACAACGCGTGTTCGCCGGCACCTGCGAACACCACCTGGCCCCACAAGGCGAGAGCTTCCAGATCCGCCACAAGCGGGTGAACCTGATCAACCCCGATGCGCCGCAGAAGTCGTTGATTGTCTATTTGTAG
- a CDS encoding putative RNA methyltransferase has translation MTITAFQALACPMDGSPLQCIESTWRCGAGHSYDIARQGYVNLLPVQHKRSRDPGASGFPAAVD, from the coding sequence ATGACGATTACCGCATTTCAGGCGCTGGCTTGCCCCATGGACGGCAGTCCACTGCAGTGCATTGAATCAACCTGGCGCTGCGGTGCCGGTCACAGCTACGATATCGCGCGCCAGGGGTACGTCAACCTGCTGCCGGTGCAGCACAAGCGTTCCCGCGACCCCGGTGCCAGCGGGTTTCCGGCCGCTGTCGATTGA
- a CDS encoding YceI family protein → MKKLDIEKIKNAWGHSMRTYCLIAVTMLCITLPVQAQGETDLPPGTYTLDKSHASLVFHVSHLGFTNYTMTFDSFDATLALDPAQLEKASLRATINPASLDLPSPPEGFTDTILNDENWLNAKVFPEIIFISRQVEMTGEKTANVHGDLELLGVRKPVILETVFNGGYKGHPMDPNARIGFSATGTFKRSDFGMAYGLPEPGTTMGVGDEIHVVIEAEFTGPPLQEPDLSR, encoded by the coding sequence ATGAAAAAACTGGATATTGAAAAAATCAAAAATGCCTGGGGTCATTCTATGAGAACATACTGTCTTATCGCTGTTACCATGCTGTGTATTACTCTGCCGGTCCAGGCACAGGGCGAGACCGACCTTCCTCCGGGAACCTACACGTTAGATAAGAGTCATGCGAGTCTGGTGTTCCATGTAAGCCATCTGGGCTTTACGAACTACACCATGACCTTCGACTCATTTGACGCCACGCTTGCGCTTGATCCGGCGCAGTTGGAAAAGGCATCCTTACGAGCGACGATCAATCCTGCATCCCTTGATCTTCCGAGCCCACCGGAAGGCTTTACGGATACCATCTTGAATGATGAAAATTGGCTGAACGCTAAAGTGTTTCCCGAGATCATTTTCATATCCCGCCAGGTGGAGATGACCGGCGAGAAGACCGCCAATGTCCATGGTGATCTGGAGCTCTTAGGTGTCAGGAAACCTGTCATTCTTGAGACCGTCTTCAACGGAGGTTACAAAGGGCATCCCATGGACCCGAATGCCCGGATCGGATTTTCAGCAACCGGCACATTCAAACGGTCTGATTTCGGGATGGCATACGGTCTTCCAGAACCAGGCACGACTATGGGCGTAGGTGATGAAATCCATGTCGTGATAGAAGCCGAGTTCACCGGTCCTCCTCTGCAGGAGCCCGACCTCTCCCGTTAG
- a CDS encoding serine hydrolase domain-containing protein, producing MKIPELRLTGLACWLLLLLSLPVTASDSLVHQNLPAAPQPLDPVPLDDSGELAAFLDGAMGAQLQSLDIAGGAVVVVQNGEILQARGYGHADLEQGVPVDPATTLFKPGSVSKLITWTAVMQLVEQGRLELDVDVNRYLTALQLPETFAEPVTLRNLMTHSAGFEDGWAGFLIRRTETDLQPLAQSLAAHRPTRVRAPARNFADGSGVAYSNWGTALAGLIVAEVSGQSFDDYVEQHIFAPLGMDNSSFREPLPAALRARLARGHRDGGSGMEAQPEEFLANVAPAGALSSTAIDMAKFMLAHLQQGEYRGQRILQPATAALMHSRTLSPDPHLNGIALGFYETWINGRRTIGHGGSTLNFMSELMLVPEAGVGLFVTFNSPPGGRAHAALKHAFMDRYFPAVLPSVASIEGFEERAGDYAGAYRGLRRSYTTLEKLYSAFGDIKVQVMPDRSLLVAGLMGDSKRWLEISPGVFRERHGDEMIAFQRDPREQVTALLGPFAATPAVRIAFWETGSFHMALLGLCLLLFLSMLIGTCCGRPAAFPLPPRYRLGRQILAGASGVAVVFLLAVGVLVGLGESAMLDGPPGWFRVALGLPLLLVPLTLVALWLLTQAWREGWGSVRSRLHHSLVAAALALCLWSLHYWNLLGFHLG from the coding sequence GTGAAAATACCTGAGCTGCGGTTGACAGGCCTCGCCTGCTGGCTGCTTCTGCTGCTGTCGTTGCCTGTCACTGCAAGCGACTCACTCGTCCACCAGAACCTGCCGGCAGCGCCACAGCCACTTGACCCTGTGCCGCTGGATGACAGCGGGGAATTGGCGGCCTTCCTCGATGGCGCCATGGGTGCGCAGCTGCAGTCTCTGGATATTGCCGGTGGCGCAGTGGTGGTGGTGCAAAATGGCGAGATTCTGCAGGCCCGGGGCTACGGCCACGCGGACCTGGAGCAGGGTGTGCCTGTCGATCCGGCCACAACGCTGTTCAAGCCGGGCTCGGTATCCAAGCTGATCACGTGGACGGCAGTGATGCAGCTGGTGGAGCAGGGCCGCCTGGAGCTGGACGTTGATGTCAATCGCTACCTGACGGCATTGCAGCTGCCTGAGACCTTTGCCGAGCCCGTCACGCTGCGCAATCTGATGACCCATTCCGCCGGGTTCGAGGATGGCTGGGCCGGGTTTCTGATTCGCCGCACGGAGACCGACCTGCAGCCGCTGGCACAGTCGCTGGCGGCGCACCGGCCGACGCGGGTGCGGGCACCGGCCCGTAATTTTGCCGACGGCAGTGGAGTCGCTTACTCCAACTGGGGCACGGCGCTGGCCGGCCTGATTGTGGCGGAGGTCAGTGGCCAGTCCTTCGACGACTACGTGGAGCAGCACATCTTTGCGCCCCTGGGCATGGATAACAGCAGTTTCCGGGAACCGTTGCCAGCCGCCCTGCGGGCCCGGCTGGCCCGGGGCCACCGCGATGGTGGCAGCGGCATGGAAGCGCAGCCTGAAGAGTTCCTGGCTAATGTGGCGCCGGCGGGCGCGCTCTCCAGCACCGCTATCGACATGGCCAAATTCATGCTCGCCCACCTGCAGCAGGGGGAATATCGCGGACAACGCATTCTGCAGCCTGCGACAGCGGCTCTCATGCACAGCCGGACCCTGAGCCCGGACCCCCACCTGAACGGCATCGCGCTGGGTTTTTATGAAACCTGGATCAATGGCCGCCGTACCATCGGTCACGGCGGCTCCACGTTGAATTTCATGAGCGAGCTGATGCTGGTGCCCGAGGCCGGCGTGGGGCTGTTTGTGACTTTCAATTCACCGCCGGGCGGCCGCGCGCATGCCGCCCTGAAGCACGCGTTCATGGATCGTTATTTCCCAGCCGTCCTGCCGTCGGTCGCCAGTATCGAAGGCTTCGAGGAGCGGGCAGGAGATTACGCTGGCGCCTATCGCGGCCTGCGCCGTTCCTACACCACCCTGGAAAAACTCTACAGTGCCTTTGGCGACATCAAAGTACAGGTGATGCCGGATCGCAGTTTGCTGGTAGCGGGTTTGATGGGGGACAGCAAGCGCTGGCTGGAGATCAGTCCCGGCGTTTTCCGGGAACGCCATGGTGACGAGATGATCGCGTTTCAACGTGATCCCCGGGAGCAGGTTACGGCACTGCTGGGGCCCTTTGCCGCCACCCCTGCGGTCCGGATTGCATTCTGGGAAACCGGCAGTTTTCACATGGCTCTGCTCGGTCTCTGTCTGCTGCTGTTCCTGTCCATGCTGATCGGCACTTGCTGCGGCCGTCCGGCAGCCTTTCCGCTCCCGCCGCGTTACCGGCTGGGGCGCCAGATACTGGCCGGCGCCAGCGGTGTGGCTGTGGTATTTCTGCTGGCCGTGGGGGTGCTGGTGGGTCTGGGTGAAAGCGCCATGCTTGACGGGCCGCCGGGCTGGTTCCGGGTGGCCCTGGGTCTGCCCCTGCTGCTTGTGCCGCTGACGCTGGTGGCCCTGTGGCTGCTGACTCAGGCCTGGCGCGAGGGCTGGGGGAGTGTCCGCAGTCGCCTGCACCACAGCCTGGTGGCCGCGGCGCTGGCGCTGTGCCTGTGGTCCCTGCATTACTGGAACCTGCTTGGCTTCCATTTGGGGTGA
- a CDS encoding methyl-accepting chemotaxis protein, with protein MRDNGPVTHREFLFPQGQTLVSTTDLKGRILYCNPAFVEVSGFGRSELLGQPHNMIRHPDMPQEAFRDMWASIRGGKPWSAMVKNRRKSGDHYWVKANVTPLMEEGHAIGYMSVRTCPTRHEVNAADSAYRVMRQRELRGLPPAVRLHRGQLERTGWIGLLQRSWQVLAANRLVLLPVALALSAYGLGKLWESSWTGALFAAGLGVAVFLCLQSRIHGPLRELLLFADRMAAGDLTQQLASRSHDTVGMLATALNQLNVNLQSVVGDARHEAMEIHHTVGEIAAGNGELAARTETQASSLEQTASSMEQITATVRSGTDVSIQAAELAGRTATAVGDNARAVNKVTQTMRSISESSSRIADITQVIDSISLQTNILALNAAVEAARAGEQGRGFAVVATEVRALAHRTTDAAQEIRTLIDASRARVDAGVAESENVARSIDSVASQVSEVAGLVQDMSRGAQEQLGGISQINEAVTHLDGITQQNATMVEELAGSATALQQRAEVLTESVKVFRTRRDKKAPRHPGRQHYAASASAPSAPSISANAGLTPPVSRRPGQAFELTRQVSPQPVPVQHSRDCRHSGVPHSSRDYAR; from the coding sequence ATGCGCGACAACGGCCCGGTAACACACCGGGAATTCCTCTTTCCCCAGGGGCAGACACTCGTTTCCACGACCGACCTGAAGGGTCGGATCCTGTACTGTAATCCGGCTTTCGTTGAAGTCAGCGGCTTTGGCCGCAGCGAACTGCTGGGGCAGCCACACAACATGATCCGGCATCCGGATATGCCGCAGGAGGCGTTTCGCGACATGTGGGCGTCCATTCGCGGTGGCAAACCCTGGTCCGCCATGGTCAAGAACCGGCGCAAGTCCGGCGACCACTATTGGGTCAAGGCCAATGTGACCCCGCTGATGGAAGAAGGTCATGCCATCGGTTATATGTCGGTGCGCACTTGCCCAACACGCCATGAAGTGAACGCTGCGGACAGCGCTTACCGCGTCATGCGACAACGCGAGTTGAGGGGCTTGCCGCCGGCAGTTCGCCTGCATCGGGGGCAGTTGGAACGGACGGGCTGGATCGGTCTCCTGCAGCGCAGCTGGCAGGTCCTGGCTGCGAATCGGCTGGTGTTGTTGCCGGTGGCACTGGCACTTTCTGCCTATGGCCTGGGCAAACTGTGGGAAAGCTCCTGGACGGGCGCACTGTTCGCTGCCGGGCTGGGGGTCGCGGTATTCCTGTGCCTGCAGAGCCGCATCCACGGTCCGCTGCGGGAACTGCTGCTGTTCGCCGACCGCATGGCCGCCGGTGACCTGACCCAGCAACTGGCCTCACGCAGTCATGACACTGTGGGCATGCTGGCCACCGCGCTGAATCAGCTGAACGTCAACCTGCAGTCCGTCGTCGGCGACGCGCGCCATGAAGCCATGGAGATCCATCACACGGTCGGCGAAATCGCCGCTGGCAACGGCGAACTGGCGGCACGTACGGAAACCCAGGCCAGCAGCCTGGAGCAGACCGCCTCCTCGATGGAACAGATTACCGCGACCGTCCGTAGCGGCACCGATGTCTCGATACAGGCAGCGGAACTCGCCGGTCGCACCGCCACGGCAGTCGGCGACAATGCACGTGCAGTGAATAAGGTAACGCAGACCATGCGCTCAATCAGCGAATCGTCGTCACGTATTGCCGACATCACCCAGGTAATCGACAGCATTTCCCTGCAGACCAATATCCTCGCCCTCAATGCAGCTGTCGAGGCTGCCCGCGCGGGGGAGCAGGGCCGGGGCTTCGCAGTGGTCGCTACTGAGGTACGGGCGCTTGCCCATCGCACGACCGATGCCGCACAGGAAATTCGCACCCTCATCGATGCATCGCGCGCCAGGGTGGATGCCGGTGTCGCGGAATCGGAGAACGTCGCGCGATCGATCGATTCGGTAGCATCGCAGGTCTCCGAGGTCGCCGGGCTGGTGCAGGACATGAGTCGGGGCGCACAGGAACAGCTCGGTGGCATCTCGCAGATCAACGAAGCCGTGACGCACCTGGACGGCATCACGCAGCAGAACGCGACCATGGTGGAAGAGCTGGCGGGATCAGCCACTGCGCTGCAACAGCGCGCCGAAGTGCTGACCGAATCTGTGAAGGTGTTTCGCACACGCCGTGACAAGAAGGCGCCACGGCACCCCGGGAGACAGCATTACGCAGCCTCAGCATCAGCGCCTTCCGCTCCCTCGATAAGCGCTAACGCCGGCCTGACCCCGCCGGTGAGCAGGCGTCCGGGGCAAGCGTTCGAACTGACTCGGCAAGTGTCGCCACAGCCCGTTCCAGTTCAGCATTCCAGGGATTGCCGGCATTCAGGCGTACCGCATTCGAGTAGAGATTACGCGCGCTGA
- a CDS encoding pyridoxal phosphate-dependent decarboxylase family protein — protein MTRLTEDLQQLDQLTARLSQWCQAFVQTLPDRGVAVPGDPALAADTLEDNGAGAAAAFDQFVRTIAPFLSASAGPRYLGFVTGGTTPAAMLADWLVAATDQNVSSPGDSISTAVELQVMRWLRALFVLPEHFEGLLTTGATASNLLGILCGRQFAGLQQNIDIAASGLAQTQIAVFSATAHASSIKSLSLAGLGRDRLTQIDCLPGTEAMDVASLRAALEASSCPGKIVLASAGTVTGTDFDDLQAIAALCRQHHAWLHVDGAFGLFSRLLPEYRHLSEGIELADSITSDAHKWLNVPYDCGIFFTRHTQLLQQTCSVAAPYLATGVDTQALMDWGIENSRRFRALPVWMTLKAYGRKGYRDLVAQNCHQAAHLADWIEASPDYQLLAPCKLNVVIFKPRVDDAEVGRTLRRINASGKVFMTPGFWQGSSGIRAAFSNWRTTQADMEIICDVLKAAMRE, from the coding sequence ATGACTCGACTGACTGAAGATTTGCAACAACTGGATCAACTCACCGCGCGTCTTTCCCAGTGGTGCCAGGCATTCGTCCAGACACTGCCGGATCGCGGCGTTGCCGTGCCGGGTGATCCTGCGCTGGCAGCCGATACCCTTGAAGACAATGGCGCTGGCGCAGCGGCAGCCTTTGATCAATTTGTCCGCACCATCGCCCCTTTCCTGAGCGCATCGGCCGGCCCGCGCTATCTGGGCTTTGTTACTGGCGGTACCACGCCAGCGGCCATGCTGGCCGATTGGCTGGTGGCCGCGACAGATCAGAATGTCTCCTCACCCGGCGATTCCATCAGCACTGCGGTCGAATTGCAGGTAATGCGCTGGTTGCGAGCACTGTTCGTTCTGCCGGAGCATTTCGAAGGCCTGCTGACCACTGGCGCAACGGCGTCCAACCTGCTGGGCATACTCTGCGGCCGCCAGTTCGCCGGACTGCAACAGAATATCGATATCGCAGCTTCGGGGCTTGCGCAGACACAGATAGCGGTCTTTTCCGCTACGGCCCATGCCAGCTCCATCAAATCCCTGAGCCTGGCTGGCCTGGGCCGGGACCGGCTTACCCAAATCGATTGTCTGCCCGGGACGGAAGCAATGGATGTCGCCTCACTCCGGGCGGCGCTGGAGGCCAGCAGCTGTCCCGGCAAGATCGTTCTGGCGAGCGCCGGCACGGTCACCGGCACCGACTTCGATGATCTGCAAGCGATCGCGGCACTGTGCCGACAGCACCATGCCTGGTTGCACGTGGATGGTGCTTTTGGTCTGTTTTCGCGCCTGCTGCCAGAGTATCGCCACCTCAGCGAGGGCATAGAGCTGGCCGACTCCATCACCAGTGACGCGCACAAATGGCTCAATGTCCCCTACGATTGTGGCATTTTCTTTACGCGGCACACTCAACTGCTGCAGCAAACCTGCTCCGTTGCCGCCCCCTATCTCGCTACCGGGGTTGACACGCAGGCGCTGATGGACTGGGGGATAGAAAACTCCCGCCGCTTCAGGGCACTGCCGGTCTGGATGACCCTGAAGGCCTACGGGCGCAAGGGCTATCGGGATCTGGTGGCGCAGAACTGCCATCAAGCGGCCCACCTGGCCGACTGGATCGAGGCATCACCCGACTATCAACTACTGGCCCCCTGCAAACTGAATGTGGTGATATTCAAACCGCGGGTGGATGACGCGGAAGTAGGCCGGACGCTGCGGCGCATCAATGCCAGCGGCAAGGTATTCATGACACCAGGCTTCTGGCAAGGCAGCAGCGGCATACGTGCCGCCTTCAGCAACTGGCGGACCACTCAGGCCGACATGGAAATTATCTGCGATGTGCTGAAAGCTGCCATGCGGGAGTGA
- a CDS encoding serine hydrolase, which translates to MACFETRLRRQALYPAGRGGAAGIARVVAHPRVGYWQGLRVMLLAVCLSSGLASAGEGDASQFNLAGQLERLTTRVHIAGEEPTTATLAERMATYRVPGVSIALLEDGAVVETLVVGHRDRAQRLPVTPETLFQAGSISKAVAVAGLLQQVETRGLDLDAPVNTLLERWQVPAHEWQQQEAVTLRRLASHSAGTTVPGFQGYAAGAAVPSLLQVLEGVAPANSAPVVVEQQPGQGYRYSGGGTTIIQLLLEDVSDEPFAALLQSQVLAPAGMSRSSFEQPLPGSLLANAALPYRADGKAVPGGPHIYPEQAAAGLWTTATDLLRFAAEIQQALKGESDRILSPRMAAAAVARQPGGLGLGFFLAPAQGTVTSFSHGGANAGYRAHLFASIAEGDGIAIMTNSDSGRQLIGEIMQAVAPHFGWQGFEPVVRVRASLDSAQLERLVGDYHSSRPVESTVQVRRSGDHLLLTVPDFLQEAAFLPESALSFFSFENISLTFETDETDRIIGLVLAGIHAERMAPEANRSVP; encoded by the coding sequence ATGGCTTGTTTCGAAACCAGACTGCGCAGGCAAGCCCTGTATCCCGCCGGCAGGGGCGGTGCCGCGGGAATAGCGCGCGTGGTAGCGCACCCCCGCGTAGGGTACTGGCAGGGGCTCAGAGTGATGCTGCTGGCCGTGTGCCTGAGCTCCGGTCTGGCATCCGCAGGGGAGGGCGACGCCAGCCAGTTCAACCTCGCCGGACAGCTCGAGAGGCTCACGACACGGGTTCATATTGCCGGGGAGGAGCCGACGACCGCAACTCTTGCTGAACGCATGGCGACCTACAGGGTGCCCGGAGTGTCGATTGCACTGCTCGAAGACGGGGCAGTGGTAGAGACCCTGGTAGTCGGGCACCGCGATCGCGCCCAGCGATTGCCGGTAACCCCCGAGACTCTGTTCCAGGCCGGAAGCATCTCCAAGGCTGTGGCTGTGGCGGGCCTGCTGCAACAGGTCGAGACACGTGGGCTGGATCTGGATGCCCCGGTCAATACCCTGCTTGAACGCTGGCAGGTACCGGCCCATGAATGGCAACAGCAGGAAGCGGTTACCCTGCGCCGTCTGGCGAGCCATAGTGCCGGTACAACAGTGCCGGGCTTTCAGGGCTATGCCGCGGGTGCCGCGGTACCGAGCCTGCTCCAGGTCCTTGAGGGTGTCGCGCCGGCCAATTCCGCACCGGTGGTGGTCGAGCAGCAACCGGGGCAGGGCTATCGCTACTCGGGAGGAGGTACCACCATTATCCAGCTGTTGCTGGAAGACGTCAGCGATGAACCTTTTGCCGCACTGCTGCAATCGCAGGTTCTGGCGCCTGCCGGCATGTCCCGCAGCAGCTTCGAACAGCCCCTGCCCGGATCCCTTCTTGCCAATGCTGCGCTGCCCTATCGTGCCGATGGCAAGGCGGTGCCCGGCGGCCCCCATATTTACCCGGAACAAGCTGCCGCCGGGCTCTGGACAACGGCTACGGATCTGCTGCGATTCGCAGCGGAAATACAACAGGCACTGAAGGGTGAGTCGGACCGGATCCTGTCTCCGAGAATGGCCGCGGCAGCGGTTGCGCGACAGCCTGGCGGGCTGGGCCTGGGTTTCTTTCTTGCACCTGCGCAGGGCACCGTCACCAGTTTCAGTCACGGTGGTGCCAACGCCGGCTACCGTGCCCACCTGTTTGCAAGCATTGCCGAAGGTGATGGCATAGCCATCATGACCAACAGCGACAGCGGACGCCAGCTCATCGGCGAAATCATGCAGGCGGTGGCGCCCCACTTTGGCTGGCAGGGCTTCGAGCCGGTGGTGCGCGTCCGGGCGTCGCTGGACAGTGCTCAGCTGGAACGGCTGGTGGGTGATTACCACAGCAGCAGACCAGTGGAGTCGACCGTGCAGGTGCGGCGCAGCGGTGACCACTTGCTGTTGACTGTCCCCGATTTTCTTCAGGAGGCAGCATTCCTGCCTGAGAGTGCCCTGTCATTCTTTTCTTTCGAAAACATTTCGCTGACTTTCGAGACCGACGAAACGGACAGAATCATCGGCCTCGTGCTCGCCGGCATTCACGCCGAGAGAATGGCACCAGAGGCGAATCGTTCCGTCCCCTGA